Proteins encoded by one window of Anaerobranca californiensis DSM 14826:
- a CDS encoding diacylglycerol/lipid kinase family protein, protein MREFFFVVNPASANGTTKTVWREIGEYLKEKGVEYDFAFTTGPNHATQLTTDAIQKGYKWIVAVGGDGTVNEVVNGFSIEGKFAENASLGIISRGTGCDLIRTLGIPKEYQGAVEILKDKKTREIDLIKVEYLNHQGEKEGRYCINISDVGLGGYVAQRVNHTSKSAGGLWSYLRGTLLSILKYKNRQGRVIVDGNEVYSGVFSLIAAANGKYFGGGMKLAPMAELDDGYISTIILGDMGKGELFLNLAKVYDGSHLTHPKVKYYKAKEVIIDSKQRLPLEVDGENPGFGPVKYSIAEKVIKVIC, encoded by the coding sequence ATGAGGGAGTTTTTCTTTGTCGTTAACCCTGCCTCTGCCAATGGTACGACAAAAACTGTGTGGAGGGAAATAGGGGAGTATTTAAAGGAAAAAGGGGTTGAATATGATTTTGCTTTTACTACTGGACCTAACCATGCCACCCAATTAACCACTGATGCTATACAAAAAGGGTACAAGTGGATAGTGGCAGTAGGGGGTGACGGGACGGTAAATGAAGTGGTCAACGGTTTTTCCATTGAAGGAAAATTTGCTGAAAATGCTTCCTTAGGAATAATTTCCCGGGGAACAGGTTGTGATTTAATTAGAACTTTAGGTATACCTAAAGAATATCAAGGGGCAGTGGAAATATTAAAGGATAAAAAGACTCGGGAAATTGATTTAATAAAAGTGGAGTATTTAAATCACCAAGGTGAAAAAGAAGGGCGGTACTGTATTAATATCTCCGATGTCGGCTTAGGGGGTTATGTGGCTCAAAGGGTAAATCACACTTCAAAATCAGCTGGGGGGTTGTGGTCATATTTAAGGGGAACTTTACTCAGTATTCTAAAATACAAAAACCGTCAAGGTAGAGTAATTGTAGATGGAAATGAAGTATACAGTGGAGTATTTTCACTGATAGCTGCCGCCAATGGCAAATATTTTGGCGGAGGAATGAAATTAGCCCCTATGGCGGAATTAGATGATGGCTATATAAGTACAATAATCCTTGGAGATATGGGCAAAGGTGAGTTATTCCTTAATTTGGCAAAAGTCTACGATGGCAGTCATTTAACCCATCCAAAAGTTAAGTATTATAAAGCTAAGGAAGTAATCATAGATTCTAAACAAAGGCTGCCCTTAGAAGTAGATGGAGAAAATCCTGGATTTGGTCCAGTAAAATACAGTATTGCAGAAAAAGTCATAAAAGTAATTTGCTAA
- a CDS encoding Ger(x)C family spore germination protein — translation MKNKKTLIFCILVVLLTGCGTAQLRVIDDLEIIFGLGLEKGEKDGVLKVTTFGVTQEETAKEPVIQHNIEGYGLKGFIRNWQYQGHKFLALGKVQVIVFGEEISKNGLQNILLELLEIPEIDVNAMVAYYEGDPKDIFSIDVIEEQRVAFYLRKLLEKNSIKNSIPRVDFYTLTTNHFTIGKNSYLPIIKESKDKSKAIVTGLALLDNEGKVKVKLNDTETLYLLLLKGHRVSLLIDSNVPVKEGHKARVLFEVTGSKVRFDTELVKGKPQINVKIDCRGNLKKIEGLEGDYFDQKVFDKINKEISKHLTVKMQELIDKFQENGVDPVGFGELIRVRHNRYFKKNTWEKDYPQITITNETKIKLLRATNIRNRP, via the coding sequence ATGAAAAATAAAAAGACCTTAATTTTTTGTATTTTAGTAGTATTATTAACAGGTTGTGGTACAGCCCAGTTAAGGGTAATAGATGATTTGGAAATAATTTTTGGTCTAGGGCTAGAAAAAGGGGAAAAAGATGGGGTGTTGAAAGTTACCACTTTTGGTGTTACCCAAGAAGAAACGGCTAAAGAACCGGTAATTCAGCATAACATAGAGGGATATGGGTTAAAGGGCTTTATCCGAAATTGGCAGTACCAAGGCCATAAATTTTTAGCTTTAGGGAAGGTTCAGGTAATAGTATTTGGAGAAGAGATCAGTAAAAATGGTTTACAAAACATCCTATTAGAGCTTTTGGAAATTCCCGAAATTGATGTAAATGCCATGGTAGCTTATTATGAAGGGGATCCCAAGGATATTTTTAGTATTGATGTAATAGAAGAACAAAGGGTGGCATTTTATTTAAGAAAACTATTAGAGAAAAACAGTATAAAAAATTCTATACCTAGGGTTGATTTCTACACTTTAACTACTAATCACTTTACTATAGGGAAAAATTCCTATTTGCCAATAATTAAAGAAAGCAAAGATAAATCTAAAGCAATAGTTACAGGATTGGCATTGTTGGATAATGAAGGGAAAGTAAAGGTAAAACTCAATGATACCGAAACTTTATATCTTTTACTTCTGAAAGGCCATAGGGTTTCACTGTTAATAGATAGTAACGTACCGGTAAAGGAAGGTCATAAGGCCAGGGTATTGTTTGAAGTAACGGGAAGTAAGGTAAGATTCGATACGGAGTTAGTAAAAGGGAAACCGCAAATTAATGTTAAAATTGACTGTAGAGGCAATCTAAAGAAGATCGAGGGTTTAGAGGGGGATTATTTTGACCAAAAGGTTTTTGATAAAATCAATAAGGAAATTTCTAAACATTTAACAGTTAAAATGCAAGAACTGATTGATAAATTCCAGGAAAATGGTGTTGATCCCGTAGGATTTGGTGAATTAATTAGAGTAAGGCACAATCGATATTTCAAAAAAAATACCTGGGAAAAGGATTATCCCCAAATAACAATAACCAATGAAACAAAAATAAAATTACTTAGGGCTACTAATATAAGAAATAGACCATAA